One window of the Corynebacterium glutamicum ATCC 13032 genome contains the following:
- the tatC gene encoding twin-arginine translocase subunit TatC yields MSIVEHIKEFRRRLLIALAGILVGTIIGFIWYDFSFWQIPTLGELLRDPYCSLPAESRWAMSDSEECRLLATGPFDPFMLRLKVAALVGMVLGSPVWLSQLWGFITPGLMKNERRYTAIFVTIAVVLFVGGAVLAYFVVAYGLEFLLTIGGDTQAAALTGDKYFGFLLALLAIFGVSFEVPLVIGMLNIVGILPYDAIKDKRRMIIMILFVFAAFMTPGQDPFTMLVLALSLTVLVELALQFCRFNDKRRDKKRPEWLDGDDLSASPLDTSAGGEDAPSPVETPEAVEPSRMLNPSGEASISYKPGRADFGDVL; encoded by the coding sequence ATGTCCATTGTTGAGCACATCAAAGAGTTTCGACGCCGACTTCTTATCGCTCTGGCGGGCATCCTCGTGGGCACCATTATCGGCTTTATTTGGTACGATTTCTCATTTTGGCAGATCCCCACTTTGGGCGAGCTGCTGAGGGATCCGTACTGTTCTCTGCCTGCTGAATCCCGCTGGGCCATGAGCGACTCAGAGGAATGTCGACTGCTCGCAACCGGCCCGTTTGATCCATTCATGCTTCGCCTTAAAGTAGCGGCGTTGGTGGGTATGGTTCTTGGCTCACCCGTGTGGCTGAGCCAGCTGTGGGGCTTTATCACCCCAGGTTTGATGAAGAATGAGCGCCGTTACACCGCAATCTTCGTCACGATTGCTGTTGTGCTGTTTGTCGGCGGTGCTGTTCTTGCGTACTTCGTCGTTGCATATGGTTTGGAGTTCCTCCTTACCATTGGTGGAGACACCCAGGCAGCGGCCCTGACTGGTGATAAGTACTTCGGATTCTTGCTCGCGTTGTTGGCGATTTTCGGCGTGAGCTTCGAAGTTCCACTGGTGATCGGCATGCTCAACATTGTGGGTATCTTGCCTTACGATGCCATTAAAGATAAGCGACGCATGATCATCATGATTTTGTTCGTGTTCGCTGCTTTCATGACACCCGGCCAGGATCCTTTCACCATGTTGGTGTTGGCGCTTTCACTCACCGTTCTGGTAGAGCTTGCCCTGCAGTTCTGTCGTTTCAACGACAAACGCCGGGACAAGAAGCGCCCAGAATGGCTTGATGGCGATGACCTCTCTGCATCACCACTGGATACTTCTGCTGGTGGAGAAGATGCTCCAAGCCCAGTCGAAACCCCAGAGGCGGTGGAGCCTTCGCGGATGCTGAACCCAAGTGGGGAGGCGTCGATAAGCTATAAACCCGGGCGCGCCGACTTCGGTGACGTGCTCTAG
- the tatA gene encoding Sec-independent protein translocase subunit TatA, with product MSLGPWEIGIIVLLIIVLFGAKKLPDAARSIGRSMRIFKSEVKEMNKDGDTPEQQQQPQQQIAPNQIEAPQPNFEQHYQGQQVQQPQNPQTPDYRQNYEDPNRTS from the coding sequence ATGTCCCTCGGACCATGGGAAATTGGAATCATTGTCCTGCTGATCATCGTGCTGTTCGGCGCGAAGAAGCTGCCTGATGCAGCTCGTTCCATCGGCCGTTCCATGCGCATCTTCAAGTCTGAAGTCAAAGAAATGAACAAGGACGGCGATACCCCAGAACAACAGCAGCAGCCTCAGCAGCAGATTGCGCCCAACCAGATCGAGGCTCCTCAGCCAAACTTTGAGCAGCACTACCAGGGACAGCAGGTTCAGCAGCCTCAGAACCCTCAGACCCCTGACTACCGTCAGAACTACGAGGATCCAAACCGCACCTCTTAA
- a CDS encoding helix-turn-helix transcriptional regulator, translated as MPKSSNKISDLARQLNLLPYFTRYKGRTVMEAARDLGQPSSQIMEDLNRLWMCGLPGLLPGDLVELDHSFKEVKIHNAQGMDKPLRLTPTEAGVLLLTLESLESLPGIAKQEAVVSAANKLRAIMGEYSSTVFDSTGEDLDAEVLEIIRDAMDLHQQVSFEYHSHRSDNTSLRQVSPAHIFTHEGETYIKAWEEAVNQWRTFRLDRIRSIVLLDSKAVHPARGVSVSTDDPFEFAKSSDIATLLLREDAMWLGNYMAMEVDETVEPIRDSDGFSWHTVHFPLLSRDWFVRFAIGHAEHLKVTSPEDLRKCIKQKAFSGLSAYDHHVE; from the coding sequence ATGCCGAAATCATCCAACAAAATCAGCGACCTTGCCCGCCAGCTTAATCTGTTGCCGTATTTCACCAGGTATAAAGGCCGTACCGTCATGGAAGCAGCGCGCGATCTTGGCCAACCCTCCTCCCAAATCATGGAAGACCTCAACAGATTATGGATGTGTGGTCTGCCAGGACTTCTTCCAGGTGACTTGGTGGAGCTTGATCATTCCTTTAAGGAAGTAAAAATCCACAATGCTCAAGGCATGGATAAACCCTTGCGCCTCACACCAACTGAAGCCGGTGTTTTGCTGCTGACACTTGAATCCCTGGAATCCCTCCCCGGTATTGCGAAACAGGAAGCGGTCGTATCTGCTGCGAACAAGCTACGCGCCATCATGGGGGAGTATTCCTCGACTGTTTTCGACTCCACTGGAGAAGACCTCGATGCTGAAGTTCTAGAGATCATCCGCGACGCCATGGATTTACACCAGCAGGTCAGTTTTGAATACCACTCGCACAGATCAGACAACACCAGCCTGAGGCAAGTCAGCCCTGCTCATATCTTCACCCATGAAGGCGAAACCTACATCAAAGCCTGGGAAGAAGCTGTGAACCAATGGCGGACGTTTAGGCTTGATCGCATCCGAAGCATTGTGCTTCTTGACAGCAAAGCAGTGCACCCGGCGCGAGGGGTTTCAGTATCCACGGACGATCCTTTTGAGTTCGCAAAATCTTCCGATATTGCCACGTTATTGCTGCGTGAGGACGCAATGTGGTTAGGCAATTACATGGCCATGGAGGTGGATGAAACGGTGGAACCGATTCGCGATAGCGACGGATTCAGCTGGCACACAGTCCACTTTCCGCTGCTTTCTAGGGATTGGTTCGTCCGATTCGCGATTGGCCATGCTGAGCATTTGAAAGTAACTAGTCCCGAAGATCTTCGGAAATGCATAAAGCAAAAGGCTTTTAGTGGTTTGTCAGCGTATGATCATCACGTAGAGTAA
- a CDS encoding helix-turn-helix transcriptional regulator, with amino-acid sequence MSDRKEDLERQINLTFAFLSANSYSRKFLTQVWIRDNVGDYKGLTDTAFRKKLQRDLAYLRRVGVPIEQFTVTSGIAEGQQAYRLAQDSYKLPEVEFTPDEAAVLGMAGEMGHNQELGAFARSGWTKLAAGGAQRDLSTSTALTNAGDLGSLSAKTLDAIIKARQLGKQISFEYRRAPKDAPSLRHMDPWGLVPERDRIYLVGFDLDRQEARTFRITRVRNINLGADATHPMPAGTNLQDMVRAQLRRKSVLIDATLRITPGRAVELRAAGVETSDGAWFLEDVDRDWLVRTAAAHAPEALVIEPKDVIDDVIALLRKVENEVV; translated from the coding sequence ATGTCGGATCGGAAGGAAGATCTCGAGCGTCAGATTAATCTGACTTTCGCGTTTTTAAGCGCCAATTCCTATTCCCGGAAGTTTTTGACCCAGGTGTGGATTCGAGACAATGTCGGCGATTATAAAGGCCTTACCGATACGGCGTTCCGTAAGAAGCTGCAGCGCGATCTTGCCTACCTGCGCAGAGTTGGCGTTCCGATTGAGCAGTTCACGGTCACCTCAGGCATAGCTGAAGGCCAGCAGGCGTACCGTCTGGCCCAGGATTCTTATAAGCTCCCCGAGGTCGAATTCACCCCAGATGAGGCCGCCGTGCTGGGCATGGCAGGGGAGATGGGCCATAATCAGGAACTCGGCGCCTTCGCGCGTTCGGGGTGGACCAAATTGGCGGCCGGCGGCGCGCAGCGTGATCTGTCCACGTCCACAGCCTTGACCAATGCGGGCGATTTAGGTTCCTTGTCTGCAAAAACCCTCGATGCGATCATCAAAGCCCGCCAATTGGGCAAGCAAATCAGCTTCGAATACCGGCGCGCCCCCAAAGACGCCCCCTCGCTTCGACACATGGATCCTTGGGGTCTGGTCCCTGAGCGCGACCGCATCTACCTGGTCGGATTCGACCTCGACCGCCAAGAAGCACGCACCTTCCGCATCACCCGCGTCCGCAACATCAACCTCGGCGCCGACGCCACCCACCCCATGCCCGCAGGCACCAACCTCCAAGACATGGTGCGCGCCCAACTACGCAGAAAGAGTGTGCTTATCGACGCCACCCTGCGCATCACACCCGGCCGCGCAGTGGAACTGCGCGCCGCAGGGGTAGAAACCTCCGATGGGGCATGGTTTTTAGAAGACGTTGACCGAGATTGGCTGGTGCGCACCGCAGCAGCCCATGCGCCAGAAGCTCTCGTTATAGAACCCAAGGACGTCATTGACGATGTCATAGCCTTGCTGCGCAAAGTCGAAAACGAGGTGGTGTAA
- the pafA gene encoding Pup--protein ligase encodes MGIETEYGLTFVDGDSKKLRPDEIARRMFRPIVEKYSSSNIFIPNGSRLYLDVGSHPEYATAECDNLTQLINFEKAGDVIADRMAVDAEESLAKEDIAGQVYLFKNNVDSVGNSYGCHENYLVGRSMPLKALGKRLMPFLITRQLICGAGRIHHPNPLDKGESFPLGYCISQRSDHVWEGVSSATTRSRPIINTRDEPHADSHSYRRLHVIVGDANMAEPSIALKVGSTLLVLEMIEADFGLPSLELANDIASIREISRDATGSTLLSLKDGTTMTALQIQQVVFEHASKWLEQRPEPEFSGTSNTEMARVLDLWGRMLKAIESGDFSEVDTEIDWVIKKKLIDRFIQRGNLGLDDPKLAQVDLTYHDIRPGRGLFSVLQSRGMIKRWTTDEAILAAVDTAPDTTRAHLRGRILKAADTLGVPVTVDWMRHKVNRPEPQSVELGDPFSAVNSEVDQLIEYMTVHAESYRS; translated from the coding sequence ATGGGCATTGAAACGGAGTATGGCCTCACCTTTGTTGATGGTGATTCCAAAAAGCTTCGCCCAGATGAGATAGCTCGAAGGATGTTTCGTCCCATCGTGGAGAAATATTCCAGCTCTAATATCTTCATACCCAATGGTTCCCGGTTGTATCTTGATGTGGGTTCCCACCCGGAGTACGCCACCGCCGAGTGTGATAATTTGACCCAGCTGATCAATTTTGAAAAAGCTGGCGATGTTATTGCAGATCGCATGGCTGTAGATGCCGAAGAGTCGCTGGCGAAAGAAGACATTGCTGGGCAGGTGTACCTGTTTAAAAACAATGTCGATTCCGTGGGCAATTCTTATGGCTGCCACGAAAACTACCTTGTGGGTCGCTCCATGCCGTTGAAGGCGTTGGGTAAAAGGCTGATGCCGTTTCTGATTACCCGCCAGCTCATCTGCGGCGCCGGCAGGATCCATCACCCCAATCCTTTGGATAAAGGCGAATCCTTCCCCTTGGGCTACTGCATATCCCAGCGCTCTGACCACGTGTGGGAGGGCGTATCAAGTGCCACCACTAGATCACGCCCCATTATCAACACCCGTGATGAGCCACATGCGGATTCCCATTCTTACCGCAGGCTGCACGTGATTGTGGGTGATGCCAACATGGCAGAGCCCAGCATCGCGTTGAAGGTCGGCTCCACGTTGCTGGTTCTGGAAATGATTGAGGCAGATTTCGGTTTGCCCAGCTTAGAGCTTGCCAATGATATTGCCTCAATTAGGGAAATCTCCCGCGATGCAACAGGATCCACACTGTTGTCCCTGAAAGATGGCACCACCATGACTGCCTTGCAGATCCAGCAGGTGGTCTTTGAGCATGCCTCGAAGTGGTTGGAGCAGCGCCCCGAACCAGAATTTTCTGGCACCTCCAACACAGAGATGGCCCGCGTGCTGGATCTGTGGGGTCGCATGTTGAAAGCGATTGAGTCCGGTGATTTCAGCGAAGTGGATACAGAAATTGACTGGGTGATCAAAAAGAAGCTCATTGATCGTTTCATTCAGCGCGGCAACCTTGGGTTGGATGATCCAAAACTTGCCCAAGTGGACTTGACTTATCACGATATTAGGCCAGGTAGAGGCCTATTTAGCGTGCTGCAAAGCCGCGGCATGATCAAACGGTGGACTACTGATGAGGCGATTTTAGCTGCGGTGGATACCGCTCCTGATACAACACGTGCTCATTTGCGCGGGCGAATCCTTAAAGCGGCGGATACTCTGGGAGTACCTGTGACTGTCGATTGGATGCGTCACAAGGTCAACCGACCGGAGCCACAATCGGTGGAATTGGGGGATCCTTTTTCCGCAGTGAATTCCGAGGTTGATCAGTTGATTGAGTATATGACCGTTCATGCGGAGAGCTATCGCAGTTAG
- a CDS encoding ubiquitin-like protein Pup produces MNAKQTQIMGGGGRDEDNAEDSAQASGQVQINTEGVDSLLDEIDGLLENNAEEFVRSYVQKGGE; encoded by the coding sequence GTGAACGCAAAGCAAACCCAAATTATGGGTGGCGGCGGACGTGACGAGGACAACGCCGAGGATTCCGCACAGGCATCTGGACAGGTTCAGATCAACACCGAAGGTGTGGACAGCTTGCTGGATGAAATCGACGGACTGTTGGAAAACAACGCCGAGGAATTCGTTCGTTCCTATGTACAAAAGGGTGGCGAATAG